CGTTGACGAAGGACTCCGACCTGACCCCGAACCACACCCTCCGCAGGCTGATCCAGTCGTGGTGTGATGAGAATGCCTCTCGGGGCATCGACCGCCTTCCCAACCAGAGAACGCCCCTTGACAGGTCCTGCTTGCTTAAACTCATCAGAGACATCCGATGCCATCGATCGGAGATCGAGACCCTTAGACGCATTGATATGCTTGCGGTAGAGAACGAGCGAAATAGAAATCTTATGATAGAGGTTGGGGTGCCCAAGGCTATAATATCCTACGTTGCAAATTGTTGCGACGAAAACCGGACCATTGGTCTTGAGGAAGCTTTGCACATACTAGTACTACTTCGAGTCCCATCCGCACCCGGGAACCTACTCATCGGCCAAAACGATCGGATCATCAAAACGCTGACTTGGGTTTTAGGTTGTGAAGTAGACAATTGCGTGGCAGTGAGATCACACACGCTTATAGTCCTCGAGAGGATGTTCAAAGCGGCGAGCTCCTCAGTGCTAGAAAGATTGAAAAGCGAGTTCTTCCAAACAATCATCCGTCTCCTAAGGAACGGCATCACTCAACAGGCGGTAAATGCGTCGCTCCATATATTGCTAGACTCGTGCCCATGGGTGAGAAACCGTGCCATGATGGTGGAGCACGGCGCCGTGTTCGAGCTCATCGAGCTGGAACTAGGGTTCCCGGAGAAGAAAACCACTGAGCTAATCCTGGGAGTCTTGTTCCACCTATGCTCTTGTGCCGACGGGAGGGCTCAGTTCATGGGCCACAGATGCGGTATCGCCGTGGTCTCGGAGAGGATTCTGAACGTCTCGCAATCCGCGGACGAGTGCGCCGTCTTCATTCTTTCAATGCTGAGCAAGTTTTCGGGAATTCGATGTTTGTTCGGGAGATGCTAATGGTCAGAGCTGTGTCGAAGCTTGGCTTGTTGTTACAAGCGGATTGCGCGTACTTGAAAGACAAAGCTCGAGAGATACTTAAGACGCACTTCGATGAATGGAGGAAGTGTCCTTGCATAGATGATACGCTCTTCACTAGGGGTGCGAGGTGAGTGCACGATTTCCCTTTTCCCATTTTCTATGGGATTTTTGGGGCCATTGGAGAGTGTATGAATAAACTAAAAATGTGGTTTCTTTGTCACTCAAGTGTCGATTTTGCGAATATGGGAGAAAAGCGTTGATATTTCTTGCAGTGTATCAgccgagaaaaataaaaataaatgacgATCTTTTTCATACTAGTTGCAACTTCTGACTATGGATAGCTGTCTCATGCATTAGTTCTAAGTTTCTTTCGGAATGTTCAAGTTATTATTTCCAAATCATTTCGTCTGAATATTGTTCTCATGTTTAAGAATTGGATTATTGTAAGATCCACCAccaatgtaaaaaataaaaataaaaataaattacaaacaCTATTTGATAAGTAACAAGTGTTTTTGGAGTTACTTTTGTAATTGAATTTCTTCATGTGTCAACAACCCCAATGTGAATGTGGAAATTTCTTATTCCAACAGTTGATCTAGGAAAAGTGCTTAAAAATTCTCACTTTGAAAACATAGAAGATCATAATAATTATTGGTCATCATACacaagaaaaatatcaatttttaaaaaatccattgcaattatgttaatttaattctgaacttttttttttttttttggttaattcaattctaaatccgACATTTTCTTGCCAATTTGGTCCATTCGACCAATTTTGTCTAGTTAGCGTTGACATgcataatttttgaatatatattttttcgaatttgcttattcattttttaaaattttcttcgaTGCTTGCGCTTATGACTGCTAACTAGTTTCGACATATCATTGCATTCGGTTTTTCACCCGAACCACGACTCGAATTCACCGAAGAATCAGCTTTGGATTCCCACCTCACACCACAAACCCCCCAATGCagaagagaaacaaagaaagcgTAAAACATCAAGGAAGCGCAGCAACAACCCCAATGCCCCCCAATACACACTCAACCCTCAGGCCCACCACAGAAACATCCTCCATTTCGAAACCCCCAAACATTCGTTCAAGCCGCAATCGGGAGCCACCAGGACCGCCATTAGCAGGCGTTCCCGAAGCAAAGCTCGAGAAAACCATCGGTAAAACCGACGGCAAGCTCCCGAAATGCGCAACAACATAAACCGAAGCAAAGTAGGATTCCGACCACAGAACACGCGGATCAACGCCGCAAGAAAGCCCCACGATCGTTTACCTCGTTCGCGGCGCGATGGGCGAGGCTCATGGTCCTCCTTCGCTCGAGCGAGCCAACCCCGAGGCGCGGGGGCGGAATCGAATCAGAGAAGGCGGGGCGGAGGCGAGGGATGTCCGGATTCGGGGCGGAGAAGAGGAGGTTCGGAATCCGCCATGGGAGAtcgagaggagaagaaggagaaggagaagcaggGAAGTGCAGAGTACGGGAGCTCGATCTGCGCATCCATGGCGGATTATTATTAAGCTTTCGCGAATCGGCTTAGCTTACTGGTCGGGCTGTGTGGTGGtgggaatttttttgtgaagttttcccctttttttccccctcatAAATCGAGCAAATCAGATGGACCGACTTCTAATTAAATTCGCTTGTAATAAtagtgataataaaaaataaaatgccgCATATCTTACTTTGAAGAAGCCACGTATTATTCGTTCGGCAGTGATTTTGGAAAGCAAGATCACACCTATATTTGTAGCCATTTAAAAATTGCATCAGTTAAAGTCCACTTTTCCACGTCAGCAAAAGGTAAGGCTTCGCTCCGCATTAGTGAATACCTGCCACGAGAAGGTGCGGATGTGATAATTTACGGGCTTAATTTCCCAGAAAACGCCCGAACCATAGGTCCAATCCAACTTTaattcaacctttttttttttttttttttttttttgagtcttACTAGCATAACAGAACTATTATAAAGAATAATAGTTTGTTATAAATCATAAAATCTTAAACAAGTGGatatcataataatttataattatttattatgttcTTATAGTagattaaacaccgtcgtcccatcattttcatttttatattcatctcgtatcccaaattatccaaaaattgctGTAGCTCCTTCATAATTATCAATATTGGGAGGTTATTGTTGTTTCATATGAAGGTGAAGGTGACGGTAAATACGCGGGcgaaagttttatgatttttgtagattaaaaaaaaaaaatttggatttcatCTCAACCTGGGACTTGTTCCTGGGCGTGGAAGAAAATCCTCCAGCTTAGAAAGCACTTCAGAACTTCGTTTAGGTGGAAATGAGCTGTCGGTATCTTTATGGCATGATTACTAGCTTCCATGTGGCCCCCTTGATGGATTCGTCCCGCCCTCGTTTAGGGACAATATGCGGCTCCCTGATTATGCAGTAGTTGCTGACTTATACACCCCGTTAGGCGACTCATTCTCTCGGATATTAATCAGATGGGGCGTAGCTTTACCGACTCTGGAGTCTTATAATGACAAGTTTATTTGGTGTAGCGATCCATCAGCCTCCTTTTCGGTTGCATCCGCATGGAATGCCATTAGAGCCAAGAGAGATCGGGTGGATTGGGCTTCTTTGATTTGGGATATCGATATAGTCCCTCGCCATCGGTTTATTCGTGGCTTATATCTAAAAACCGTCTTCCCACTCAGGTGATGTTGTTAAATCATGgtcgaattgattttaatctatGTGCCTTTTGTAGTGAAGTACCGGACTCAATCGAACACCTATTCTTCCGGTGTCACATCTCGGCCTCGCTGGCCTTCTTTTGGGCTGCCAGATGTAACTTGCCATGGAGGAATAGATGTTGGAGAGAGGTGCTCACTTGGGCTAGGAAATTCCTTATGGGGAAGGATTTTTACCACAGGATAGTTCGATTCTCTTTCGGTGCTTTGTGCCAtctcatttggaagaagaggaatgcgGTTATCTTCAGGGGTGAATCCTTGGTGGTCCCTGCCCTTAAAAATCACCTAATCAAGGTGGTTAAGGACAAAGCGCTCACATTCACGGAAGTTCTTCCTTCTCCGAGGAACAGTAGACTGCAAAGGGGGTGGGGATTCCACCCCATGATCTTTTCCTCTGTAGCTGATTCTCCTTAGTTTGCTGTTGTTTCAGTTTGCTCTTGTTCTTGTAGTTGCGGGTTCCTTCAATATCCGTTCTTCGCCTTCAGCTTTGAAGGCTAGAGGGTTGGGGAGGCTAGGGGTTCCTGTTGTTACGTTTTGTTTGTTGGCTTCCTAGCTTTTGTGTTTCTTGCTAGCGCCCTCGGGCTTTTTATCGGATCCCCGTCACTCTTGCTCCTTTGTTAAGAGTGCTTGTTTGGATCCGATCTTTTGTACTTTTGTCCATTCTCATTAATATTATtaccttcaccaaaaaaaaaaaaaaattggagcaGAAATTGAATTGGATCTAAtatttttgggtctttttctaAAGGTAATTAAGCCCATGCTATGGATGTATAGTGACAGAATGTGGGCCACAAACTTCTTAGCAGGCGGAACGTCCTCAATAGAATTTGTATCCACACGCTTCGAGGTCCA
The window above is part of the Eucalyptus grandis isolate ANBG69807.140 chromosome 6, ASM1654582v1, whole genome shotgun sequence genome. Proteins encoded here:
- the LOC120294639 gene encoding LOW QUALITY PROTEIN: E3 ubiquitin-protein ligase PUB24-like (The sequence of the model RefSeq protein was modified relative to this genomic sequence to represent the inferred CDS: inserted 1 base in 1 codon); translation: MDDVVDVPEYFKCPISLRLMRDPVTAVTGITYDRESIKHWLLDGKNSTCPVMKQPLTKDSDLTPNHTLRRLIQSWCDENASRGIDRLPNQRTPLDRSCLLKLIRDIRCHRSEIETLRRIDMLAVENERNRNLMIEVGVPKAIISYVANCCDENRTIGLEEALHILVLLRVPSAPGNLLIGQNDRIIKTLTWVLGCEVDNCVAVRSHTLIVLERMFKAASSSVLERLKSEFFQTIIRLLRNGITQQAVNASLHILLDSCPWVRNRAMMVEHGAVFELIELELGFPEKKTTELILGVLFHLCSCADGRAQFMGHRCGIAVVSERILNVSQSADECAVFILSMLSKFSGXSMFVREMLMVRAVSKLGLLLQADCAYLKDKAREILKTHFDEWRKCPCIDDTLFTRGAR